From one Brevinematia bacterium genomic stretch:
- a CDS encoding ACT domain-containing protein, with protein sequence MKKLALTCIGKDKPGIVAKVSEVLFKAGCSIEGSRMSLLQGEFTIILIFTLFEEKNYHFLKRELKRVEYEMDIEIIIREIDPEEYIEVQKVPKKTFVINVYGADKPGIVFNVTNLLFINNINIIDLFTDVIESEGKKLYIMSITVDGSNISSIEFLKERIEKICKDMGLEVSVEEIEEVEM encoded by the coding sequence ATGAAAAAGCTTGCACTAACATGTATAGGTAAAGATAAACCGGGAATAGTAGCAAAGGTCTCCGAAGTTCTGTTTAAAGCAGGATGCAGTATTGAAGGCTCAAGAATGTCACTACTACAAGGAGAATTTACTATCATACTGATATTCACACTCTTTGAGGAAAAAAACTACCACTTCCTGAAAAGAGAACTTAAAAGAGTTGAATACGAGATGGATATAGAGATAATTATCAGAGAAATTGATCCCGAGGAATATATTGAAGTGCAAAAAGTCCCTAAAAAAACCTTCGTAATCAATGTATATGGTGCAGACAAGCCAGGAATTGTATTCAACGTCACCAACCTTCTCTTCATCAACAACATAAACATAATTGATCTATTCACAGATGTTATAGAGTCTGAGGGGAAAAAGCTATATATTATGTCCATAACTGTTGACGGTAGTAATATTTCATCAATAGAATTTCTCAAAGAGAGGATTGAAAAAATCTGCAAAGACATGGGACTTGAAGTTAGTGTTGAAGAGATAGAGGAAGTGGAGATGTAG